The sequence below is a genomic window from Terriglobia bacterium.
AGACCGCGATGAACTCGCGCCGCGCAGTGAGCCGATAGGCTCGCGGAAAGCGTGCGTCCCCGTTCCGCGTTTCAGGCGGAGAGGCGCTTGCGTCCCTTCCTGCGGCGTCGGGACAGGACAAGCTGTCCCCCCTTGGAGCGCATCCGGACCAGGAAGCCGTGGGTCTTCTTGCGTCTCCGGTTGTTCGGCTGAAAAGTCCGCTTCATCGTGCACGGCCCTCGGGCGTCGCCCGGCGAAAACGGTCATGGTAGGGAAGGCGCGGCGGACTGTCAAGCGGCGGCGCGCCGGGCCGCGGTGGATTCTCGGTCGGGGGAACGCAGTCGAAGGGACGACGGCGAGAGCGTGGCGGCGCGCGGAATCGCGAGCGCTTGAAACGCGGCTCCGCACTGTGGTAGTCTCGGCGCGCTCGGTAGGCACGAGTCCATTGACACAAAGGTCGGACCATGAGGGGGACGCGAGCGGTGCCCGCGGTGGAGGTGCCGTGCCAGGGATTCTGGTCACGCCCTCAAATCGCGGTGTTCTTTCGGCTTCGGCGCGCAAAGGAATCAAGTTTACATAATGTATACACCGTCCCCGCGACCGACGCGTTGAACCCCCCGTCCGAACGTGACTTAGCGGGCTGCCTCGTTTTCCACACCTGTGGAAAACCTGTGCACCAATAGTCGTTGACGAGGGGCCGCAAGCCCTGAAATTTCAAGGGCTCGGCGGGCTTTCTACGGAGGGCGGCCGTGCTGGAAGCGAGCGTCGGGAACACGTGGGACCGGGTGCTCGGCAGGATCGAGTCCAAGGTCAACTCGAGGTCGTTCAGCACGTGGTTTAAACCGACGCAGCTACTCACCGAGGACGCCGCGAGCCTTTCCGTCCGCGTCCCCAACACCTGGTTCGCGGAGTGGCTCAACACGAACTTCCTTCCGCTCATCCAGGACGCGCTCAAGGAGATCGAGCGGCCGGGGATGACGGTGCGGTTCCTCGCGGACGGCGCGGCGCAGGTGGCGCCGCGCGATCCCGCGCCCCCGGTGGCGCTGCCGGTCGCGGAGCCGAGCACGCCCTGGCTCAATCCGCGATACATCTTCGACAGCTTCGTGGTCTCTTCCTGCAACCAGTTCGCTCACGCCGCGGCGATGGCGGTCGCCGAGCAGCCCACCCGCGCCTACAACCCGCTCTACATCTACGGGGGCGTCGGCCTGGGCAAGACCCACCTCATGCAGGCCATCGGCAACCGCCTCCATCGAAAGGGCACGACGAGGCTGCGCTACGTCTCCACCGAGCACTTCATGAACGAGTTGATCAATGCGATCCGTTTCGAGAAGACGCTGGAGTTCAAGGAAAGGTACCGCAGCGTGGACCTCCTCCTGATCGACGACATCCAATTCCTCGCCGGCAAGGAGCGGACGCAGGAGGAGTTCTTCCACACTTTCAACGCCCTGTACGACGCGCAGAGCCAGATCGTCATCACCAGCGACTGCCCTCCGCGCGAGATACCGACCCTCGAGGAGCGGCTCCGTTCCCGGTTCGAGTGGGGACTCATCGCGGACATCCAGCCCCCCGACCTCGAGACGAAGGTGGCGATCCTGAGGAAGAAGGCGGAGGCCGAGCGGACCGTGCTCCCCGACGACGTCGCCCTCTTCATCGCCTCCAACAGCAAGTCGAACATCCGGGAGCTGGAGGGCTGGCTCATCCGGGTGATCGCCTATGCCTCCATGTCCGGCCGGGAGATCTCCCTCGAGCTCACCAAGGAGACGCTACGGGACATCCTCAGCCAAACCGCCCCGATGGTCACGGTGGACAGCATCCAGAAGCTCGTGGCCGACACCTACAATCTCAAGGTCAGCGAGCTGAAGTCGCGGAACAACGCCCACCAGGTCTCGTTTCCGCGCCAGATCGCGATGTACCTCTGCAAGCAGCTGACGGATTCCTCGCTGCCGGAGATCGGGCGGAGATTCGGGGGAAAGCACCACTCCACGGTGATTCACGCCATCCAGAAGATCGACGGCAAGCGCCAGAAGGAGAAGGAGTTCGACCGGATGATCGAGAACCTGACGCAATCGCTCAAGTGATGTTATCCACTTTTCCACAACCGCCGCGGTGGAAAAGGTGTGGAATCCCCTGCCGCCCCGGGGATAAGCTCGGTGGTGCGGCGGACACGGGGGTGGAGCCTCGGGACCGCGCCGCGCCGTCCACAGCGCAAGAGGGGCTTAGGGACGTGGTTGGCTCGACTTCCGCAGATTCCACCGCGCTACGGTTTCTGCTAGTTGTTCCTCTCCCTGAGGAGTGGGCTGGAATTCGGGAAGAGAGGTTTCCATGGAGTTCGTGATTCAGAAGAGTGACTTGGTTCGTGAGTTGCAGACCGTGACCGGGGTCGTCGAGAAGCGAACGACCCTCCCGATCCTCGCGAACCTCCTGCTGGAGGCGCAGACCGGGGGCATCGAGGTCGGCGCGAGCGATCTCGAGATCAGCATCCGGGGCAAGGTGTCCGCGAAGGTGAAGGGGACGGGAAGCGTCACGCTCCCGGCGAACAAGCTCCACGAGATCGCGCGGCTGCTGCCGGGGGCGGAGGTCACGTTCAAGGTCCTGGAGAGGAGTCAGGTCGCTATCTCGTGCGAGAGAACGCGGTACAGGATCTCCGGGCAGCCGAGGGACGAGTTCCCGAGTTTTCTCGAGGTGGACCGGGGGGAGTCGATTC
It includes:
- the rpmH gene encoding 50S ribosomal protein L34; translated protein: MKRTFQPNNRRRKKTHGFLVRMRSKGGQLVLSRRRRKGRKRLSA
- the dnaA gene encoding chromosomal replication initiator protein DnaA; this translates as MEASVGNTWDRVLGRIESKVNSRSFSTWFKPTQLLTEDAASLSVRVPNTWFAEWLNTNFLPLIQDALKEIERPGMTVRFLADGAAQVAPRDPAPPVALPVAEPSTPWLNPRYIFDSFVVSSCNQFAHAAAMAVAEQPTRAYNPLYIYGGVGLGKTHLMQAIGNRLHRKGTTRLRYVSTEHFMNELINAIRFEKTLEFKERYRSVDLLLIDDIQFLAGKERTQEEFFHTFNALYDAQSQIVITSDCPPREIPTLEERLRSRFEWGLIADIQPPDLETKVAILRKKAEAERTVLPDDVALFIASNSKSNIRELEGWLIRVIAYASMSGREISLELTKETLRDILSQTAPMVTVDSIQKLVADTYNLKVSELKSRNNAHQVSFPRQIAMYLCKQLTDSSLPEIGRRFGGKHHSTVIHAIQKIDGKRQKEKEFDRMIENLTQSLK